A segment of the Nomascus leucogenys isolate Asia chromosome 1a, Asia_NLE_v1, whole genome shotgun sequence genome:
CTACTTTTAGTCCTCTGGCTCAAGACCAAAAAAAACCATGGGATGACCCCTTTTCAAACGCAACCCTGGGATCTTCTTCTATAGTGGAGGGAGAGAACATGGAAAGGTGAGATTAAAGAACACACTTCTCACCGAGGTGCATCCTGGCTCCTGGCTTCAATTTTTGGGACACTGCCCACCCCTGACCTTTGGAGGAGAGGTGGGCCAGGCCTCTGGAATTTTAGCAGCtatgggagggaaaaaaagaaaatccagcatGGTGTTTCTTCTCATGAATCACCTggagtttttcttaaaaattactggagcccaccacagccttTCCAACTCTTGAATATGCTGGAGAACCCCTGAGTCGGGAGCTCCCAACAAAGAAGATCCTCGCCAAACAGGCACTTTGAGCTGCTTTCTCACAGCTCAGATCCCAGTGTGGACACCCAGGTCCCAAGACTGTGTCCATTTCCCCGAGGTGGAAGGGAGAGGACCCGTCTTCAGGGGGAGATATGCTACTGAGCACGCAAATGTGGATCCGGATGCTTCCCCTTCCATGTGCTCCAGCACAGTGTCCCACAGCCTGGTGGCCTTTGGGCATCTCTAAGTCAGCAGGCCCCAAacatgtgtgtgtgggggaggggggcacCATCATCCACTTAGCAGCTCAAGGCAGAGACCTGGAGGCTGTGAGtagggttcaagttgacaagggaaCCCAGCAAAATGGTGATCACATTCAAACAACATTTCAAGTAGTTTACACAAAGTCATACAGATTATAAATAACAAATCTATGTTTGAACCCAGATCTTCAGATTCCAGTTCCTCAGTCTTCCCTCTGCTCTTTACTGCCTTTCCGTAAGGAATGGACAAAAAGTAGGCTCCAGCAGTCCATGAGCACTGCCTTTAAATAGCCTAAGAGTTGTTATGGAAGAATTCACTTGCCCTGTCGAACTTCAAGAGTAGACCCAAGACCAATTAATGGCTTCAGAGAGGTACAGATGCCAATCCAGTGTGACGAAACGTTTATCACTCATGGCTGGCCAAAATGGGGTGAGCTGTCCATGTCAGACAACTGGATGGGATGTTCTAGAGGGAACTAAAGGGTCCAATCCTCAGCTTCTGTGATTTCATGATCCCACCACAGGGCATTTCTGGGTCATGATGTTCATAATTGTAACCCTCAGAAAGTTGTTACCCAAATAATATAGTTGAATGCTGCCATGTTCCAAGAAACAATTCagtgagctgggcgtggtggctcacacctgtaatcccagcactttgggaggtcgaggcaggtggatcacgagatcaggtgttcaacaccagcctggccaacatggtgaaaccctgtctctactaaaaatacaaaaattagccaggcatggtggcaggcacctgtaatcccagctacttgggaggctgaggcaggagaatcgcttgaacccggaaggcggaggttgcaatgagccgagatcgtgccactgcactccagcctgggcgaaagagcgaaactctgtctcaaaaacaaacaaacaaaattcagcaAACAAAAATCCCCACGCGTTCCTCATTAGCATTCTTACACGCTCCATGGCAGTATTTCTTAACTCTTTTTTCCCCCATGCATGTTGCCTAATCAATTCCTCAGGCACCTCTGCTCATCTTAATTCTCCCAGAAAACTTCCTCAGGCTCAGTTGCtgctcttctcctttttctcttgactttttaCCACCAAAGCCCTAATCTGCCTTTTTGATTTTCGGAGTGGGAAGGGGCAGCTTAAGTTGCAGGTCCCTCTGGCACTCTAGTGAATTTGTCCTTTCTGGATGACAAGCCGTCTTTCTTTGCTCGGGTACAGGTAAGCGATTCATCCTTCCCTCTGCCTCACATCCCGCATCACAGGAGCCCATGAGGGAAGGCCTCAAATGTCAGAGTAAGAGCTTGGATTAAAGTGAGGGATGGTTGGGGAAACAAGAGATTGGATTCTACTCTACTTTCTAAATTTCTCTAGAACCAGGCTCTTCCTCTCTTCCACACTCTCACAGCCCCAGGTCAGGCCACCTTCAAGTCTTATCAGAATTTCTCCGATGGCCTCGTTTTGGGTCTCAGCTTCTAGTCTTGCCCCTCCCATCCATTCTCTACATTATAGCCAAATGCagatctttttaacatttttcttttcttttttctttctttttttttttttttttcgagctggagtctcactctgtctcccaggctggagtgcagtggtgcgatctcagctcactgcaacctctgcctcctgggttcaagcaattctctgcctcagcctcccaagtagctgggattacaggcgcccgccaccatgcctggctaaattttgtatttttagtagagatggggtttcaccatcttggctaggctggtcttgaactcctgacctcgtgatccacctgcctcggcctcccaaagtgctggttggattacaggggtgagccaccgcacccggccctttcTAACATTTTTCTAGAGGGCAAATCTGATCATTCCCCTGCTTAAAGTCTTCATAGGTTCCCTGGCTCACCTCAATTTAGTCTAAACCTACTCTTGGCATTTgatgccctttcttttttctttttttgagaaggagtctcgctctttcatccaggctggagtgcagtggcacgatctcggctcactgcaggctccaccccccggggttcacgccattctcctgcctcagcctcccacttagctggggctacaggcgcctgccacctcacacggctattttttttgtatttttagtagagacggggtttcaccgtgttagccaggatggtctcgatctcctgacgtcgtgatccgcccgccttggcctcccaaagtgctgggattacaggcgtgagccgccgcgcccggcctgatgcCCTTTCTATTTGGCTCTGTGACTTCTCTAGCTTCATCTGTTTTTCCAAACACTTTCACTGCGGGAAGTTCTTCACCGTGCCTCCATCTGAGCCTTTGCTCAAGCTGTGCTCTCTGCCTGGGACGTCTTCCCCTCCTCTTAACTACTTGACAAATACCTACACCTCTTCCAGGATTCAACTTAAGCATCACCTCCTCTCTGGAGCACCTTCTGACTGCTTGTCTCAAATGAGTTCTCCAAGTAGACTTCTTCTTGCAAACCCATCGGCACCCATTCCATTTTCTTGTCTAGACTGGGCACTGCTGGTGGCCTGAGTTTTTATCATCTATCACTGGCAGGCTGCACTAGGTAAGACCTACTACATACTCCAGTAAATGTGGAATGAAGGGAGGAAAGAACTCTTGGGGCCGTTAAGGAGGCCTGGTGCATTGGAGTTTGATGAATTTGGGTTAAGGTACAAACACCCCAAGTGCTGTTTGCTCTTGGGCAAGTCCTTAGAATTCTGAGCCTCATTTCCTCAGCTCTGCTTACCTGCAGAACAACCCAAGTGAAGTACCTGGTACAGTGCCTCCCTTACTGGAGGGGTTCAAACAGGCCCTCTCCACCAAGAAGCGGAAGAGGAAAGGTGTCCAGTAGTGAACAGGTTAGGCATGGAAATGCAAGGGGGCTGAGCAGAAACCTCTGAGACCCCAGTGTGCTTGGATTTCTAAAACTGCCGGCCACCTGCTCTGTCCTGGAGCAAACTTGAGTTAGAGAGATGGGGGTGACACACCAAGAGCCGGCCAAAGCCaggcccccccccccacccccgctgcCTGAATGGACCAGCCCCAAGTGACATCACAATCCCGGGTGGTTGTCATGGCACTGCTGGAGGTGGGGAATCTCATTTCTCCCCAGGGAGCTCTAGGCTGTGGATGTGAGAAGGGGAGCAAGGGAGGCAGATGGCGACAAGGAACAGCCCCATGCCCCTGGGCACGGCTCAGGGTGACCCTGGAGAGGCAGGAACACGGCCCGGCCCTGACGCCGGCCTCCAGGACACAGGTGCAGCCACTCAGCTCAAGATGAAGCCCAGGAAGGTGCGCAAGATCAAGGCGATCATCATCGACCTGGGCTCCCAATACTGCAAGTGCGGCTACGCGGGAGAGCCGAGGCCCACCTACTTCATCTCCTCCACCGTAGGCAAACGCTGCCCTGAGGCGGCCGACGCTGGCGACATCCGCAAGGGGACCTTAGTGGGCCATGAGCTGCTCAACACGGAGGCGCCTCTCAAGCTGGTGAACCCGCTGAAGCACGGCATCGTGGTGGACTGGGACTGCGTGCAGGACATCTGGGAGTACATCTTCCGCACGGCCATGAAGATCCTCCCCGAGGAGCACGCTGTGCTGGTCTCCGACCCTCCGCTCAGCCCCAGCAGCAACCGGGAGAAGTACGCGGAGCTCATGTTTGAGACCTTCGGCATCCCAGCCATGCACGTGACGTCCCAGTCGTTGCTGTCCATCTACTCCTACGGCAAGACCTCGGGGCTGGTGGTGGAGAGCGGGCACGGCGTCTCGCACGTGGTGCCCATCTCCGAGGGCGACGTGCTGCCGGGCCTGACCAGCCGCGCCGACTACGCTGGGGGTGACCTCACCAACTACCTGATGCAGCTGCTCAACGAGGCGGGCCACGAATTCACGGACGACCACCTGCACATCATAGAGCACATCAAGAAGAAGTGCTGCTACGCGGCCTTCCTGCCCGAGGAGGAGCTGGGCCTGGTCCCGGAGGAGCTGCGCGTGGACTACGAGCTCCCGGACGGCAAACTCATCACCATTGGCCAGGAGCGCTTCCGCTGCTCTGAGATGCTCTTCCAGCCCTCCCTGGCGGGCAGCACCCAGCCGGGCCTCCCGGAGCTCACGGCCGCCTGCCTGGGCCGCTGCCAGGGCACGGGCTTCAAGGAGGAGATGGCCGCCAACGTGCTGCTGTGTGGCGGCTGCACCATGCTGGATGGCTTCCCTGAGCGCTTCCAGAGGGAGCTGAGCCTCCTCTGCCCGGGGGACAGCCCTGCAGTGGCTGCCGCTCCCGAGAGGAAGACCTCCGTGTGGACCGGCGGCTCCATCCTGGCCTCCCTGCAGGCCTTCCAACAGCTCTGGGTCAGCAAGGAAGAGTTTCAGGAGcggggcagcatggccatttacAGCAAGTGCTGAGCCTAGGCATCTGCACAGACAAGGCCTCCAGCACAGGTGACTACAGGCCACTCTATACACATTTACAGAATTTGACATAAAGCTTTACTCTGAAATGGCTTTTGTCTAGTCTGGGTTTCTTGCTTCAATCTGATAGCAGAGGGTCGGGGGGAGTCGGGCTTAGAAGTGGCAGCACCTTTTGCACTGGAGGTGGGGGCTGTAAGGAAGGGGGCTACCATACTGATCCCACCCCCTCTGCCTGCCTCATGATGGTGACATCATCTCAGGGCCTAGAAAGTGGCCTCCTGTTTTATTAGTACCTCCAGGTTCAAAACCTGATCCAAAGACACTCCTCATCGCTCGCTCAACTTAAGGGGGTTGGCTCCGATGAAGAGACTAGCTTCAGTCACCTAGTGGTAGGTTGGAGGAGATGCACAGCTGGGTGTCCGACTCCAGTCTCCTGTTTCTGCTGCTCACAAGTGCTCCCAACCTTAATACTGCTTGATCACTCCAGGTTCCCTAACCTCCCCCTAGTGCCTGCCACCCTCAATGTGGGAGCCTAAGGCTGTGCCAGTGCGTCTCCTGAGTGTGAAGCCCCATTTCTACCCATCTGTGGGTGTACCCCTTTCAACCGCAGCCAAAATTGCAGCTATTTTTCCAGAGTCACAAAGCAGAGCCGCTGATCGCAGAGGACGTCAGAGGAACCAGAAGGTCCTTTAGAAATCAGCTCCTCTCCCTGCtatagagatggggaaactgggctgggtgtggtggctcacacctgtaatcccagcactctgggaagccgaggcaggtggatcacctaaggtcaggagtttgagacc
Coding sequences within it:
- the ACTL7B gene encoding actin-like protein 7B, which translates into the protein MATRNSPMPLGTAQGDPGEAGTRPGPDAGLQDTGAATQLKMKPRKVRKIKAIIIDLGSQYCKCGYAGEPRPTYFISSTVGKRCPEAADAGDIRKGTLVGHELLNTEAPLKLVNPLKHGIVVDWDCVQDIWEYIFRTAMKILPEEHAVLVSDPPLSPSSNREKYAELMFETFGIPAMHVTSQSLLSIYSYGKTSGLVVESGHGVSHVVPISEGDVLPGLTSRADYAGGDLTNYLMQLLNEAGHEFTDDHLHIIEHIKKKCCYAAFLPEEELGLVPEELRVDYELPDGKLITIGQERFRCSEMLFQPSLAGSTQPGLPELTAACLGRCQGTGFKEEMAANVLLCGGCTMLDGFPERFQRELSLLCPGDSPAVAAAPERKTSVWTGGSILASLQAFQQLWVSKEEFQERGSMAIYSKC